One region of Pseudomonas glycinae genomic DNA includes:
- a CDS encoding YceK/YidQ family lipoprotein, with the protein MKIQAMMLAVLMLAGCGTVQTVAFSDKFSTDQLKAKKSYCGAVPRIYSGVTYDFCMLHAEKPDDVDAFNYKNATPGLLVDAAVSGVLDTLLLPYTIYKQQADGSIEIN; encoded by the coding sequence ATGAAAATTCAGGCAATGATGCTGGCTGTGTTGATGCTGGCCGGGTGCGGGACGGTGCAGACCGTGGCGTTCAGCGATAAGTTTTCCACCGACCAGTTGAAGGCTAAAAAATCCTACTGCGGCGCTGTACCGCGCATCTACAGTGGCGTGACGTACGACTTCTGCATGCTGCACGCCGAAAAGCCGGATGACGTCGATGCGTTCAACTACAAGAACGCTACACCGGGTCTGCTGGTGGACGCGGCCGTGTCGGGAGTGCTCGATACGTTGCTGCTGCCCTACACGATCTACAAGCAACAGGCTGATGGCAGCATCGAGATCAATTGA
- a CDS encoding efflux RND transporter periplasmic adaptor subunit — protein MRRLRIFPIAACLLPLALVACGDVTSVADPRTQAPLVRFTAVQAAGDGSRSFTGVVTARIQGDLGFRVSGKVLERLVDTGQTVKRGQPLMRLDPIDLGLQARAQQESVIAARARARQTADDEARYRTLVSAGAISASAYDQIKAAADTAKAQLSAAEAQADVARNASGYAVLVADADGVVVETLAEPGQVVSPGRPVVRLARAGQREAIVHLPETLRPAAGSTAQATLYGDASGAVTAKLRLLSDSADRTTRTFEARYVLEGALANAPIGSTVTLRIAEGSTPAASLQVPIAALYDAGQGPGVWVIAGTPPTVTWRPVKVLGLSDDLARVAGELRVGEQIVALGAHLLREGEAVRMSVPDAATVAGSRP, from the coding sequence ATGCGCCGGCTCCGAATTTTTCCCATCGCCGCATGCCTGTTGCCACTCGCCCTGGTGGCGTGCGGTGATGTCACCTCCGTTGCAGACCCGCGCACACAGGCGCCTCTGGTCAGGTTCACCGCCGTTCAGGCTGCGGGCGACGGTTCCCGATCTTTTACGGGGGTGGTGACGGCGCGCATTCAGGGCGACCTGGGTTTTCGCGTATCGGGCAAGGTGCTTGAACGTCTGGTTGACACGGGGCAGACCGTCAAACGCGGGCAGCCGCTGATGCGGCTCGACCCCATTGACTTGGGGTTGCAAGCCCGCGCGCAGCAGGAGTCGGTCATCGCCGCCCGGGCCCGCGCCAGGCAGACAGCCGATGATGAAGCTCGTTATCGCACTCTGGTCAGCGCCGGCGCCATTTCCGCTTCGGCCTACGATCAGATCAAAGCCGCCGCAGACACGGCCAAGGCCCAACTCAGCGCCGCTGAAGCGCAAGCGGACGTTGCCCGCAACGCTTCCGGTTACGCGGTGCTGGTCGCCGATGCCGACGGCGTTGTGGTGGAAACACTCGCCGAACCCGGACAAGTCGTCAGTCCCGGACGACCGGTGGTTCGACTGGCGCGGGCAGGGCAACGCGAGGCCATCGTGCACTTGCCCGAGACGTTGCGTCCCGCAGCAGGATCCACCGCGCAAGCCACGCTCTATGGCGACGCCTCGGGTGCTGTGACCGCGAAACTGAGGTTGCTTTCGGATTCGGCGGACCGCACGACGCGTACGTTCGAGGCCCGCTATGTACTGGAAGGCGCGCTGGCCAATGCGCCGATAGGTTCGACAGTCACCCTCAGAATCGCCGAGGGTTCGACACCCGCCGCATCGTTGCAAGTGCCCATCGCTGCGCTTTACGACGCGGGTCAAGGTCCTGGCGTGTGGGTCATCGCCGGGACACCGCCAACCGTGACCTGGCGTCCGGTTAAAGTGCTGGGTTTGAGCGATGATCTGGCGCGAGTGGCTGGCGAGCTTCGGGTCGGCGAACAGATTGTGGCGCTGGGCGCTCACCTGTTGCGCGAAGGTGAAGCAGTAAGAATGTCCGTGCCTGATGCGGCGACCGTTGCCGGGAGTCGTCCATGA
- a CDS encoding efflux RND transporter permease subunit translates to MSEGRFNLSAIAVRERSITVFLIFLIAVAGTLAFFQLGRAEDPPFTVKQLTVITAWPGATAQEMQDQVAEPLEKRLQELKWYDRSETYTRPGLAFTMVSLLDSTPPSQVQEEFYQARKKLDDEAIKLPAGVIGPMVNDEYSDVTFALFALKAKGEPQRLLIRDAESMRQRLLHVPGVKKVNIIGEQAERIFVSFSHDRLATLGLSPQDIFAALNSQNALTPAGSIDTSGPQVFLRLDGAFDKLQKIRDTPVVVQGRTLKLSDVATVERGYEDPATFLVRNNGEEALLLGVVMREGWNGLDLGKALDAETVRINEEMPLGMTLSKVTDQAVNIDSAVGEFMVKFFVALLVVMLVCFLSMGWRVGVVVAAAVPLTLAIVFVVMAATGKNFDRITLGSLILALGLLVDDAIIAIEMMVVKMEEGYDRIKASAYAWSHTAAPMLSGTLVTAIGFLPNGFAQSTAGEYTSNMFWIVGIALIASWVVAVAFTPYLGVKLLPDIKAVEGGHAAIYNTPRYNRFRRVLTRVIARKWLVAGMVIVLFFVAAAGMGLVKKQFFPTSDRPEVMIEVQMPYGTSIEQTSATAAKVEAWLRQQDEAKIVTAYIGQGAPRFFLAMAPELPDPSFAKIVVLTDSQEARETLKLRFRDAVAQGLAPEARLRATQIVFGPYSPFPVAYRVMGPDPAKLRVIAEQVRGVMQDSPMMRTVNTDWGPLTPSLHFNLDQDRLQAVGLTSTAVAQQLQFLLSGVPITAVREDIRSVQVMGRAAGDVRLDPQQIEGFTLVGASGQRIPLSQIGEVDVRMEDPILRRRDRTPTITVRGDIAEDLQPPDVSSALLKQLQPIIDKLPSGYRIEQAGAIEESGKAGKAILPLLPIMIAMTLVIIIVQVRSISAMIMVFLTSPLGLIGVVPTLLIFNQPFGINALVGLIALSGILMRNTLILIGQIHHNAQEGLDPFHAVVEATVQRARPVLLTALAAILAFIPLTHSVFWGTLAYTLIGGTLVGTIMTLVFLPAMYSIWFKIGPDARPPAATVKPE, encoded by the coding sequence ATGAGCGAAGGACGATTCAACCTTTCCGCCATCGCCGTTCGCGAGCGTTCGATCACGGTCTTTCTGATTTTCCTGATCGCCGTTGCCGGCACCCTGGCGTTCTTCCAGCTGGGGCGTGCCGAAGATCCTCCGTTTACGGTCAAGCAGTTGACCGTCATCACGGCGTGGCCGGGGGCGACCGCACAGGAGATGCAGGATCAGGTGGCGGAGCCACTGGAAAAACGCCTGCAAGAACTCAAATGGTACGACCGCTCGGAAACCTATACGCGGCCAGGGCTCGCTTTCACGATGGTCTCGTTGCTCGATAGCACGCCGCCCTCGCAAGTGCAGGAAGAGTTCTATCAGGCGCGTAAAAAACTCGACGATGAAGCAATCAAGTTGCCGGCGGGCGTCATCGGGCCGATGGTCAACGACGAGTATTCGGACGTGACCTTTGCGCTGTTCGCCCTGAAAGCCAAGGGCGAGCCGCAGCGTCTGCTGATCCGCGATGCGGAGTCCATGCGCCAGCGCCTGTTGCATGTGCCGGGGGTGAAGAAGGTCAACATCATCGGCGAACAAGCCGAACGGATATTTGTTTCCTTTTCGCATGACCGGTTGGCCACGTTGGGCTTGTCACCGCAGGACATCTTCGCCGCGCTGAACAGTCAGAACGCACTGACCCCGGCCGGATCAATCGACACCAGCGGGCCACAGGTTTTTCTGCGTCTCGATGGTGCGTTCGACAAACTGCAGAAAATCCGTGACACCCCTGTGGTCGTGCAGGGGCGGACGCTCAAGCTGTCTGATGTGGCGACGGTCGAACGCGGTTATGAAGACCCGGCTACCTTCCTGGTGCGCAATAACGGCGAAGAGGCGTTGTTGCTCGGCGTGGTGATGCGTGAAGGCTGGAACGGTCTTGATCTGGGCAAGGCGCTGGATGCCGAGACCGTCAGGATCAATGAGGAAATGCCCTTGGGTATGACCCTCTCGAAAGTCACCGACCAGGCAGTGAATATCGACTCCGCTGTCGGCGAGTTCATGGTCAAGTTCTTCGTCGCGCTGCTGGTGGTCATGCTCGTCTGCTTTCTGAGCATGGGCTGGCGTGTCGGCGTGGTGGTCGCCGCCGCGGTTCCTTTGACTCTGGCGATCGTGTTTGTGGTGATGGCGGCCACCGGCAAAAATTTTGACCGTATTACCCTCGGGTCATTGATCCTGGCGCTTGGTTTGCTGGTCGACGATGCGATCATCGCCATTGAAATGATGGTGGTGAAAATGGAGGAGGGCTACGATCGCATCAAGGCCTCTGCCTATGCCTGGAGCCACACGGCGGCGCCGATGCTGTCCGGAACCCTGGTGACGGCGATCGGTTTTTTGCCGAACGGTTTTGCTCAGTCCACGGCCGGCGAATACACCAGCAACATGTTCTGGATCGTGGGCATCGCTCTCATCGCTTCGTGGGTCGTGGCAGTGGCGTTCACCCCTTATCTGGGCGTGAAACTGTTGCCGGATATCAAGGCGGTGGAGGGTGGACATGCGGCGATCTACAACACGCCGCGATACAACCGCTTCCGCCGGGTTCTGACCCGGGTCATTGCGCGCAAATGGCTGGTCGCGGGCATGGTCATTGTGCTGTTCTTTGTGGCCGCTGCGGGCATGGGCCTGGTGAAGAAACAGTTCTTCCCGACCTCTGACCGTCCTGAAGTCATGATCGAAGTGCAAATGCCCTACGGCACTTCCATCGAGCAGACCAGCGCCACGGCCGCCAAGGTCGAAGCCTGGCTGCGCCAGCAGGATGAGGCGAAAATCGTCACGGCCTATATCGGCCAGGGTGCACCGCGTTTCTTCCTGGCGATGGCACCGGAACTGCCCGATCCGTCGTTCGCCAAGATCGTTGTACTGACCGACAGTCAGGAAGCACGGGAAACCCTCAAGTTGCGTTTTCGTGACGCGGTGGCTCAAGGGCTCGCCCCGGAGGCGCGTCTCAGGGCAACGCAAATCGTGTTTGGTCCTTACTCGCCGTTTCCGGTGGCCTACCGGGTGATGGGGCCTGATCCGGCCAAGTTGCGCGTGATCGCCGAGCAGGTGCGGGGTGTGATGCAGGACAGCCCGATGATGAGAACCGTGAACACTGATTGGGGGCCGCTGACTCCGTCGTTGCATTTCAACCTGGATCAGGATCGTCTACAGGCAGTGGGGCTGACATCGACTGCGGTTGCACAGCAATTGCAGTTCCTGCTCAGCGGAGTACCGATTACAGCGGTGCGTGAAGATATTCGTTCCGTGCAGGTCATGGGGCGGGCAGCGGGCGATGTCCGGCTCGATCCACAGCAAATCGAAGGCTTCACCTTGGTCGGTGCCTCGGGGCAGCGAATCCCGTTGTCGCAGATCGGCGAGGTCGATGTGCGCATGGAGGATCCGATCCTGCGCCGGCGTGATCGCACCCCGACCATCACCGTGCGCGGCGACATTGCCGAAGACTTGCAGCCACCGGATGTTTCCAGTGCGCTGCTGAAGCAATTGCAGCCGATCATCGACAAGCTGCCTTCCGGTTACCGGATCGAGCAGGCGGGTGCGATCGAAGAGTCCGGCAAGGCTGGCAAGGCGATCCTGCCGTTGTTGCCGATCATGATCGCCATGACCCTGGTCATCATCATTGTGCAGGTCCGTTCGATCTCGGCGATGATCATGGTGTTCCTCACCTCGCCGTTAGGCTTGATTGGCGTGGTGCCGACACTGCTGATCTTCAATCAGCCGTTTGGCATCAATGCGCTGGTCGGGTTGATTGCGCTGTCGGGGATCCTGATGCGCAATACGCTGATTCTGATCGGGCAGATTCATCACAACGCTCAAGAAGGGCTGGATCCGTTTCACGCTGTCGTCGAAGCCACGGTGCAACGTGCGCGACCGGTACTGTTGACGGCCCTGGCGGCGATCCTGGCGTTCATTCCCCTGACACACTCGGTGTTCTGGGGGACGCTGGCCTATACCCTGATTGGCGGCACGCTCGTCGGCACCATCATGACGCTGGTGTTCCTGCCTGCGATGTACTCGATCTGGTTCAAAATCGGTCCTGACGCCAGGCCGCCGGCTGCAACAGTCAAACCGGAGTAG
- a CDS encoding Bax inhibitor-1/YccA family protein yields MREQDYAVHNSVQAEQLEVSRVLRNTYGLLALTLAFSGVMAFVAQQMRVGYPNIFVVLIGFYGLFFLTNKLRDSAWGLVSAFALTGFMGFLLGPILNRYLGMQGGAEVVSSAFAMTALVFGGLSAYVLITRKDMSFLGGFITAGFFVLLGATLASMFFQISGLQLAISAGFVLFSSVCILFQTSAIIHGGERNYIMATISLYVSIYNLFVSLLQIFGIMSRDD; encoded by the coding sequence ATGCGCGAACAGGATTACGCAGTTCACAACAGCGTGCAGGCTGAGCAGCTAGAGGTTAGCCGCGTCCTGCGCAACACTTACGGTCTACTGGCGCTCACCCTCGCATTCAGCGGTGTGATGGCGTTCGTGGCCCAGCAGATGCGGGTCGGCTACCCGAACATTTTCGTGGTACTGATCGGTTTTTACGGTCTGTTCTTCCTCACCAACAAGCTTCGTGACTCTGCCTGGGGCCTGGTGTCGGCGTTTGCCCTGACCGGTTTCATGGGTTTCCTGCTCGGCCCGATCCTCAACCGTTACCTGGGCATGCAGGGCGGCGCTGAAGTGGTCAGCTCCGCGTTCGCGATGACCGCACTGGTGTTCGGTGGCCTGTCGGCCTACGTGCTGATCACCCGTAAGGACATGAGCTTCCTCGGTGGCTTCATCACCGCCGGTTTCTTCGTCCTGCTGGGCGCGACGCTGGCGAGCATGTTCTTCCAGATCAGCGGCCTGCAACTGGCGATCAGCGCAGGTTTTGTGCTGTTCTCGTCGGTCTGCATCCTGTTCCAGACCAGCGCCATCATCCACGGCGGCGAGCGCAACTACATCATGGCGACCATCAGCCTGTATGTATCGATCTACAACCTGTTCGTCAGCCTGTTGCAGATCTTCGGCATCATGAGCCGCGACGACTGA
- a CDS encoding NADP-dependent glyceraldehyde-3-phosphate dehydrogenase — protein sequence MTTANILGNLFPSVSDIPEKYRLDGQVEQREYLVDGQLRRWDGPLATVRSPVYLHGDNGDEQVILGSTPLLDADTALTALDAAVRAYDRGQGLWPTLRVAERIQHVEAFLGRMRQQRDAVVKLLMWEIGKNLKDSEKEFDRTCDYIVDTINALKELDRRSSRFELEQDTLGQIRRVPLGVALCMGPYNYPLNETFTTLIPALIMGNTVVFKPAKLGVLLIRPLLEAFRDSFPTGVINVIYGSGRETVSALMASGKIDIFAFIGTNKAASDLKKLHPKPHRLRAALGLDAKNPGIVLPEVDLDNAVSEAVTGSLSFNGQRCTALKILFVHEDVVDSFIEKFNAKLASLKPGMPWDNGVSLTPLPESGKVDYLHGLVADAQSKGAQVVNPNGGESRESFFYPAVLYPVTPQMRVYQEEQFGPVVPIVPYRHLDTVIDYVLESDFGQQLSIFGTNPVAVGRLVDTFANQVGRINLNAQCQRGPDTYPFNGRKNSAEGTLSVHDALRVFSIRTLVATKFQESNKDLISEIIRGRDSNFIATDYIF from the coding sequence ATGACCACAGCAAATATCCTTGGCAACCTGTTCCCTTCTGTCAGCGACATCCCGGAAAAATACCGCCTCGACGGTCAGGTCGAGCAACGCGAATACCTGGTCGATGGCCAATTGCGCCGCTGGGACGGCCCGCTCGCCACCGTGCGCAGCCCGGTCTACCTGCACGGCGATAACGGCGACGAACAAGTGATCCTCGGCAGCACACCGCTGCTGGACGCCGACACCGCCCTCACCGCCCTCGACGCCGCCGTGCGCGCCTATGACCGAGGCCAGGGCCTGTGGCCAACCCTGCGCGTGGCCGAACGCATCCAGCACGTCGAAGCTTTCCTCGGGCGCATGCGCCAGCAACGCGACGCCGTGGTGAAACTGCTGATGTGGGAAATCGGCAAGAACCTCAAGGACTCGGAAAAAGAGTTCGACCGCACCTGCGACTACATCGTCGACACCATCAATGCGCTGAAAGAACTCGACCGCCGCTCCAGCCGTTTCGAGCTGGAGCAGGACACCCTCGGCCAGATCCGCCGCGTACCGCTCGGCGTGGCGCTGTGCATGGGCCCTTACAACTATCCGCTGAACGAGACGTTCACCACGCTGATCCCGGCGCTGATCATGGGTAACACCGTGGTATTCAAACCGGCCAAGCTCGGCGTGCTGCTGATCCGTCCGTTGCTTGAAGCTTTCCGCGACAGCTTCCCCACTGGCGTGATCAACGTCATCTACGGCAGCGGCCGCGAGACCGTCAGTGCGCTGATGGCCAGCGGCAAGATCGACATCTTCGCCTTCATCGGCACCAACAAGGCCGCCAGCGACCTGAAGAAACTGCACCCGAAACCACACCGCTTGCGCGCCGCGCTGGGCCTGGATGCGAAGAACCCCGGGATCGTCCTGCCAGAAGTCGACCTCGACAACGCAGTCAGCGAAGCGGTTACCGGTTCGCTGTCGTTCAACGGCCAGCGCTGCACCGCGTTGAAGATTCTGTTCGTGCATGAAGATGTGGTGGACAGCTTCATCGAGAAATTCAACGCCAAACTGGCCAGCCTCAAACCGGGCATGCCGTGGGACAACGGTGTGTCGCTGACACCGTTGCCGGAGTCGGGCAAGGTCGATTATCTGCACGGGCTGGTGGCTGACGCGCAGAGCAAAGGCGCCCAGGTGGTCAATCCGAATGGTGGCGAGTCGCGGGAATCGTTCTTCTACCCGGCGGTGCTGTACCCGGTGACGCCGCAGATGCGCGTTTATCAGGAAGAGCAGTTCGGGCCGGTGGTGCCGATTGTGCCGTACCGTCACCTCGATACCGTGATCGACTACGTGCTGGAATCGGACTTCGGTCAGCAACTGAGCATCTTCGGCACCAACCCGGTGGCGGTCGGCCGACTGGTCGACACCTTCGCCAACCAGGTCGGGCGGATCAACCTCAACGCCCAGTGCCAGCGCGGGCCGGACACCTACCCGTTCAACGGTCGCAAGAACTCCGCCGAAGGCACGCTGTCGGTACACGATGCACTGCGGGTGTTTTCGATCCGCACCCTGGTGGCGACCAAGTTCCAGGAATCCAACAAGGATCTGATCAGCGAAATCATTCGCGGACGGGATTCGAACTTCATCGCCACCGACTACATCTTCTGA
- a CDS encoding lipopolysaccharide kinase InaA family protein, translating to MSQTDQIFSYWWNTSGPWVEEPNVRRSGTSGVQRVLHDGATVYVKRQTGHLFRSLRYPLGRPTTLREGRALTKLLHLGVNAPQPVYYGAQKIKGVWHGILVTKDLNGFQDLESWYNEGAKNQYTPKQLDNVLEILASLMARMHLGRWQHGCMRSKHIFIKVRNSSSDPEFELALLDLEKSHGRISSLQAARHDILQLRRHSYWSEPEWQHFLRHYEKHLGRPVITQGRS from the coding sequence ATGAGCCAAACCGACCAAATTTTTTCCTATTGGTGGAATACATCAGGCCCTTGGGTAGAAGAACCCAACGTTCGCAGGAGTGGCACAAGCGGAGTGCAGCGAGTTCTGCATGACGGTGCGACCGTGTACGTTAAGCGTCAGACGGGTCATTTGTTTCGCAGCCTGAGATATCCTCTGGGGCGCCCCACCACCTTGCGTGAAGGCCGCGCGCTCACAAAGTTACTCCATCTTGGGGTCAACGCCCCTCAACCGGTTTACTACGGTGCGCAAAAAATCAAAGGGGTCTGGCACGGCATCTTGGTCACCAAAGACTTGAACGGTTTCCAGGATTTGGAATCCTGGTACAACGAAGGCGCAAAAAACCAATACACGCCCAAGCAACTGGACAATGTGCTTGAAATACTCGCGTCGTTAATGGCACGAATGCATCTCGGCCGCTGGCAACATGGCTGCATGCGCTCAAAGCACATTTTTATCAAAGTTCGCAATTCGTCGAGCGATCCCGAGTTCGAGCTTGCGCTGCTCGATCTCGAGAAGTCCCATGGGCGAATCAGCTCATTGCAGGCAGCTCGGCACGACATTTTGCAACTCAGGCGCCATTCCTATTGGAGCGAACCGGAGTGGCAACACTTTCTTCGTCATTATGAAAAGCACCTGGGTCGACCAGTAATCACTCAGGGCCGCTCTTGA
- a CDS encoding DMT family transporter → MDKTIRRGSFEMTAAMLISGTIGWFVLVSGQPVLDVVFWRCLFGAGTLLLICAAFGFLRPGILTRTTFLLAVLSGVAIVGNWVLLFASYSRASIAIGTAVYNVQPFMLVGLAALFLGERITLQKMFWLAISFMGMLAIVSAHGGQGEGGNDYLMGIALALGAAFLYAIAALIIKRLTGTPPHLIALIQVCTGVLLLAPFAHFSAMPEAPSAWASLVTLGIVHTGLMYVLLYGAIQKLPTALTGALSFIYPIAAIFVDWFAFGHQLQTLQWIGVAAILLAAAGMQQGWGLKARRLAAQ, encoded by the coding sequence ATGGACAAAACAATCCGTCGCGGCTCATTCGAAATGACCGCCGCCATGCTGATATCCGGGACGATCGGCTGGTTCGTGCTGGTGTCGGGGCAACCGGTGCTGGACGTGGTGTTCTGGCGCTGCCTGTTCGGCGCCGGCACCTTATTGCTGATCTGCGCTGCGTTCGGCTTTCTTCGCCCAGGCATTCTGACCCGCACCACATTCCTGCTGGCGGTGCTCAGCGGGGTGGCAATCGTCGGCAACTGGGTGCTGCTGTTCGCCTCCTATTCAAGGGCCTCGATTGCCATCGGCACGGCGGTCTACAACGTGCAGCCGTTCATGCTGGTGGGTTTGGCGGCGCTGTTTCTCGGCGAGAGGATCACCCTGCAGAAGATGTTCTGGCTGGCGATTTCTTTCATGGGAATGCTGGCCATCGTCAGTGCCCACGGCGGGCAGGGCGAGGGTGGCAATGATTACCTGATGGGGATCGCGCTGGCGCTGGGGGCGGCGTTTCTGTACGCCATCGCCGCGTTGATCATCAAGCGCCTGACCGGCACGCCGCCGCACCTGATTGCGCTGATCCAGGTCTGCACCGGCGTGCTGTTGCTCGCGCCATTCGCCCATTTTTCAGCGATGCCCGAGGCACCGAGTGCCTGGGCCAGTCTAGTGACACTGGGCATCGTCCACACCGGTCTGATGTACGTGTTGCTCTACGGCGCGATCCAGAAGCTGCCGACCGCATTGACCGGCGCGCTGTCATTCATCTACCCGATCGCGGCGATTTTCGTTGACTGGTTTGCCTTCGGTCATCAACTGCAAACCCTGCAATGGATTGGCGTGGCGGCGATTCTATTGGCCGCTGCGGGCATGCAACAGGGTTGGGGATTGAAGGCGCGGCGCCTGGCCGCGCAGTAA
- a CDS encoding c-type cytochrome, protein MRAIRLTLLLALAMTLPGCGEDPKPPASTNNTIPKDPALAQIYANSCQLCHANPSANAPLTGDRKAWEPRIQQGADTLLDHAINGYNGMPPMGQCVECSEEQFLQLIGFMADQPLPQ, encoded by the coding sequence ATGCGGGCAATCCGACTCACATTATTACTGGCGTTGGCCATGACGCTGCCTGGCTGCGGCGAAGACCCCAAACCCCCGGCCAGCACCAACAACACCATTCCCAAAGACCCGGCGCTGGCGCAGATTTACGCCAACAGCTGCCAGCTCTGCCACGCCAACCCCTCCGCGAATGCGCCGCTGACCGGTGACCGCAAGGCCTGGGAACCGCGCATCCAGCAGGGTGCCGACACGCTGCTCGACCACGCCATCAACGGCTACAACGGCATGCCGCCGATGGGCCAGTGCGTCGAGTGCTCGGAAGAACAATTCCTTCAGTTGATCGGCTTCATGGCCGATCAGCCGCTCCCACAATAA
- a CDS encoding Lrp/AsnC family transcriptional regulator has translation MTDDIDQILIGALMEDSRRSLKALAQISGLSSPSVAERLRRLEERGVLKGYTVEIDPKCFGYQLQAIVRVRPLPGQLQEVERQILSIPEFTECDKVTGEDCFIARLHVRSMEQLDTLLDRLNTLAETNTAIVKKTPVKRRLPPMA, from the coding sequence ATGACCGACGATATCGACCAGATCCTGATCGGGGCCCTGATGGAGGATTCGCGGCGCTCGCTCAAGGCCCTGGCGCAAATCAGCGGGTTGTCATCGCCGAGCGTGGCCGAGCGCCTGCGGCGGCTGGAGGAACGCGGTGTGCTCAAGGGTTACACCGTTGAAATTGACCCGAAATGCTTCGGTTATCAGTTGCAGGCGATTGTCCGGGTGCGGCCATTACCGGGGCAGTTGCAGGAGGTCGAGCGGCAGATTCTGTCGATTCCCGAGTTCACCGAGTGCGACAAGGTGACCGGCGAGGATTGCTTCATTGCCCGTTTGCATGTGCGCTCGATGGAACAGTTGGACACCCTGCTTGATCGGCTGAATACGCTGGCGGAAACCAATACCGCGATCGTCAAGAAGACCCCGGTGAAACGTCGATTGCCACCGATGGCCTGA
- a CDS encoding FUSC family protein translates to MLRRILRPLLDPYRRYRHARTIHAVRVALGLLATILLTTGINLPHGEWASVTMLVVIGGLQHHGNIGKKAAERATGTLIGAGVGLLIVAQQAWLGMPWLTYFAMAVVCGFFSYHAIGKGGYTALLSAITVFIVAGHGDNPITDGLWRGVDILIGIALALAFSFALPLYAVYSWRYNLADALRDCATVYGRIIGGKPVTADEHLKLMSRLNAVMVQLRSLMPSVSKEVKVSMTELDAIQRNLRMCISTLEILGNIRPDANDPDAMAHLQAALKTEHRHIRVQLIGMARALKSGASQRLGRPVELPDASLDTPVYNALDGYRLLTRQLAANIGEMRQRLAKTAPRWNI, encoded by the coding sequence CTGTTGCGGCGGATCCTGCGGCCGTTGCTCGACCCGTATCGACGTTATCGCCATGCTCGAACGATTCACGCGGTGCGGGTCGCGTTGGGGTTGCTGGCGACAATCCTGCTGACCACCGGCATCAATCTGCCCCACGGCGAATGGGCATCGGTGACCATGCTGGTGGTGATCGGCGGTTTGCAGCATCACGGCAACATCGGCAAGAAAGCCGCCGAGCGCGCCACCGGCACCTTGATCGGTGCCGGCGTCGGTTTGTTGATCGTGGCGCAACAGGCGTGGCTGGGCATGCCGTGGCTGACCTATTTTGCGATGGCAGTGGTCTGCGGATTTTTCTCGTATCACGCCATCGGCAAGGGCGGCTACACCGCCCTGCTCTCGGCCATTACCGTGTTCATTGTCGCCGGGCATGGCGACAACCCGATCACCGACGGGCTGTGGCGCGGGGTCGATATCCTGATCGGCATCGCCCTGGCCCTGGCCTTTTCCTTCGCTCTGCCGCTGTACGCGGTGTACTCGTGGCGCTACAACCTGGCCGACGCGCTGCGCGATTGCGCCACGGTGTACGGGCGGATCATCGGCGGCAAACCGGTGACGGCCGACGAACACTTGAAGTTGATGAGCCGGCTGAACGCGGTGATGGTGCAACTGCGCTCGCTGATGCCGTCGGTGTCCAAGGAAGTCAAAGTCTCGATGACTGAGCTGGACGCCATCCAGCGCAACCTGCGCATGTGCATCAGCACCCTGGAAATCCTCGGCAACATTCGCCCGGATGCCAACGACCCCGACGCCATGGCGCATCTGCAAGCCGCGCTCAAGACTGAGCACCGGCACATTCGCGTGCAATTGATCGGCATGGCCCGGGCGTTGAAATCCGGCGCATCCCAGCGGCTGGGGCGCCCGGTGGAGTTGCCGGACGCCAGTCTCGATACGCCGGTCTACAACGCGCTGGATGGCTACCGTTTATTGACCCGGCAACTGGCGGCCAACATCGGCGAGATGCGCCAGCGCCTGGCGAAGACTGCGCCGCGCTGGAACATCTGA